TTCTGGCCGATACCGGCGTGCACACGGGCCGTTCGCCCAAGGACAAGTTCGTGGTGCACGACGAGACCACGGAGAACACGGTCTGGTGGGACAACAACGGTGCCATCACGCCCGGCCATTTCGACACCCTGCTGGCCGACTTCCTGGCCCATGCCGAGGGCAAGGAGCTGTTCGCCCAGGATCTCTACGGCGGTGCCGATCCGGCCTACCGGGTCAAGGCGCGTGTCTTTACGGAATACGCCTGGCACTCGCTCTTCATCCGCAACCTGCTGATCCGTCCCGACCGGGGCGAGCTCGCGGATTACGCGCCCGGCCTGACCATCATCGACCTGCCGTCCTTCAAGGCCGACCCGGCCCGGCACGGCTGCCGTACGGAGACGGTCATCGCCTGCGACTTCAAGCGCAAGATCGTGCTCATCGGCGGCACGTCCTATGCGGGCGAGATGAAGAAGTCGGTCTTCACCTATCTCAACTACGTGCTGCCCGCCCAGAAGGTCATGCCCATGCATTGCTCCGCCAATGTGGGCGACCAGGGCGACGTGGCGGTGTTCTTCGGCCTCTCCGGCACCGGTAAGACCACACTCTCGGCCGATCCGAACCGGGTCCTGCTCGGCGACGACGAGCATGGCTGGGGCCCGAACGGCGTGTTCAACTTCGAGGGCGGCTGCTACGCCAAGACCATCCGGCTCTCCCGCGAGGCCGAGCCCGAGATCTTCGCCACCACCGAGCGCTTCGGCACGGTGCTGGAGAACGTCACCATCGATCCCATCACGCGCATCCCCGATTTCGACGACGCCTCGAAGACGGAGAACACGCGCTGCGCCTATCCGCTCGACTTCATTCCTAATGCGAGCTCGACGGGCCGCGCGGGCATTCCGAAGAACATCGTGATGCTCACCTGCGATGCCTTCGGTGTGCTGCCCCCCATCGCGAAGCTGACGCCCGCCGAGGCCATGTACCATTTCCTCTCCGGCTACACGGCGAAGGTCGCGGGCACGGAGAAGGGCGTAAAGGATCCGGAGGCCACCTTCTCCACCTGCTTCGGCGCGCCCTTCATGCCGCGTCACCCGTCCGAATACGGCAACCTGCTGCGCGATCTCATCGCCAAGCACTCGGTGGATTGCTGGCTCGTCAACACGGGCTGGACGGGCGGCAAGTACGGCGTCGGCCGGCGCATGCCGATCCGCGTCACCCGCCGCCTGCTGACCGCGGCGCTCGACGGCTCGCTGTCCCGCGCCGATTTCCGCCGCGACCCGTATTTCGGCTTCGCGGTGCCGACCTCGGTGCCCGGCGTCGAGCCGCACATCCTGTATCCGGTGAAGACCTGGCAGAACAAGGCGGAGTTCGCCGAGACCGCCAAGCGCCTGATCGACATGTTCAACGAGAACTTCAAGCGCTTCGAGGGCCATGTGGACGCCGATGTCCGCTCGGCCGCGCCGCAGACGTCGATCGCGGCATAACGACGATCTCGATTCTCTTCCAACGGAAGGCGGCCCAAGGGCCGCCTTTTTTGTTTGTCCGTCCCACGAGCAGCGCTCCCCACCCATGCGCTGCGGGAATTCCGACTGACCGAAAAGAATGTATGATGACAGGCAAATAAGATGGGGCCGAAAGCCTCATGAGCCAGGTGGGATACGCCCGTGACCCGATTGACAGGTGTCCTTTTTGCGATTGCCGCAAACGGGCTTTTCGCGACCAGCGACACCCTGGTGAAGCTCCTCTCCCTGCATTATCCCATCTTCCAGATCATCGCCATGCAGGCGAGCGTCGCCTGTGTCGTGGTAGGCATCGTCATCTGGCGCGACAAGGCCTACAGGCTCTCGGCGGTGCGCAATCCGAAGATGCTGATCGGGCGCGGCTTTCTCGCCGGCGTGGGGACGGTCTCCGGGTTCTATGCCTTCTCGCTCCTGCCGCTTGCGGATGTCTATGCGATCACCTTCGGCTCGCCGCTCGTCGTCACGGTCGCGGCCGCGTGGCTCCTCGGCGAACGAACGGGGCCGGCCCGATGGGTCGCGATCCTCGTCGGCTTCTCCGGCATCCTGGTCATGGTCCAGCCGGGCTATGCGGCTTTGTCGCCCGGGCATCTG
This region of Microvirga mediterraneensis genomic DNA includes:
- a CDS encoding phosphoenolpyruvate carboxykinase; protein product: MENIGVFNSAQGAEASGLRNLKRVYWNLEAPALYEQSLTRGETKLVQGGALLADTGVHTGRSPKDKFVVHDETTENTVWWDNNGAITPGHFDTLLADFLAHAEGKELFAQDLYGGADPAYRVKARVFTEYAWHSLFIRNLLIRPDRGELADYAPGLTIIDLPSFKADPARHGCRTETVIACDFKRKIVLIGGTSYAGEMKKSVFTYLNYVLPAQKVMPMHCSANVGDQGDVAVFFGLSGTGKTTLSADPNRVLLGDDEHGWGPNGVFNFEGGCYAKTIRLSREAEPEIFATTERFGTVLENVTIDPITRIPDFDDASKTENTRCAYPLDFIPNASSTGRAGIPKNIVMLTCDAFGVLPPIAKLTPAEAMYHFLSGYTAKVAGTEKGVKDPEATFSTCFGAPFMPRHPSEYGNLLRDLIAKHSVDCWLVNTGWTGGKYGVGRRMPIRVTRRLLTAALDGSLSRADFRRDPYFGFAVPTSVPGVEPHILYPVKTWQNKAEFAETAKRLIDMFNENFKRFEGHVDADVRSAAPQTSIAA